A genomic region of Streptosporangium lutulentum contains the following coding sequences:
- a CDS encoding helix-turn-helix domain-containing protein has product MENATTAEGLTFSEGEPGAFLRPYVTHLSAYTERRTEPLARREPPFAGAVVIFGFSAPLGVGGPDGSRRLRSFVGGLHDTYVDTVTAGVAEGVQVNLTPIGAWRLLGVPMRELANRVVSLEEVLGRWATTTVERLAEAPSRAARLALLDEALSRRIGEAPEPDRRIGWGWERLLAARGAVTVSSIADELGWSHRHLVSRFHDQIGLAPKAVARVLRFEHAVDRLRAGESPAGTAVACGYYDQAHMNRDFRAMAGATPRELALS; this is encoded by the coding sequence GTGGAGAACGCCACGACGGCGGAGGGGCTGACCTTCTCCGAGGGAGAGCCGGGCGCCTTCCTGCGGCCCTACGTCACGCACCTGTCCGCCTATACCGAGCGCCGCACGGAGCCTCTGGCACGGCGGGAGCCGCCGTTCGCCGGGGCCGTGGTGATCTTCGGGTTCAGCGCGCCGCTCGGGGTGGGCGGGCCTGACGGATCCCGGCGGCTGAGATCTTTCGTCGGCGGCCTGCACGACACCTACGTCGACACCGTCACGGCCGGGGTCGCCGAGGGAGTGCAGGTCAACCTCACGCCGATCGGGGCCTGGCGACTGCTCGGGGTGCCCATGCGGGAGCTGGCCAACCGCGTGGTGTCGCTGGAGGAGGTGCTCGGGCGCTGGGCCACGACCACGGTCGAACGGCTGGCGGAGGCTCCGAGCCGGGCCGCCCGGCTCGCGCTCCTCGACGAGGCGCTCAGCAGGAGGATCGGCGAGGCCCCCGAGCCCGACCGGCGGATCGGCTGGGGGTGGGAGCGCCTGCTCGCCGCCCGCGGCGCGGTGACGGTGTCCTCGATCGCCGACGAGCTGGGCTGGAGTCACCGGCACCTGGTCTCCCGGTTCCACGACCAGATCGGGCTGGCGCCGAAGGCGGTGGCCCGGGTGCTGCGCTTCGAGCACGCCGTCGACCGCCTGCGGGCCGGTGAGTCCCCGGCCGGCACCGCCGTCGCCTGTGGCTACTACGACCAGGCCCACATGAACCGCGACTTCAGGGCGATGGCCGGGGCCACTCCTCGGGAGCTGGCGTTGTCCTGA